The Candidatus Rokuibacteriota bacterium genome includes the window CCCGGGTCGGGCTATTCAGCGGGGGCCGTTTGTGCTAAATAGGCAGCACAATGCAGTGCCGAAGCTGCCACGCAGACAACCCGCGAGAGAACCGCTTCCGCGATCAGTGCGGGGCCGCGCTGGAGGCCCGCTGCCCCCAGTGTAGCGCGCCGGTCCGGGTAGGGGCGCGATTCTGCGGGGCAGGCGGCCAGCGCCCGACCGCCGAGCCGGTGCAGGAGGTCTAGCGTGCCCTTGGCCGGCGGGCCCCGGAGGTTACGCGGTGAAGATCGCGATCGTTGGGGCCTGCGACCTCCTGATCGT containing:
- a CDS encoding zinc ribbon domain-containing protein, translated to MQCRSCHADNPRENRFRDQCGAALEARCPQCSAPVRVGARFCGAGGQRPTAEPVQEV